A window of Primulina huaijiensis isolate GDHJ02 chromosome 9, ASM1229523v2, whole genome shotgun sequence contains these coding sequences:
- the LOC140983828 gene encoding uncharacterized protein — protein sequence MKSTTETEGPSIVAEEPPLPEESQYINNMNFGGYGGYRGNHPLNTYHSGLRNHENFLYANNKNVLNPPQGFNTSKKKEKPSFEDQVCTFVAESGKRMTRTESRFDSMETHIGNMGATKKSLETQIGQLATALRDQNRGHFPSNTEVNPKEPCKAVTLRSGKELEVETSKKKVESKKTVEDGESEEIEEKKIESNTEVEVEQTRILKPTLPYPQRFKKKNLDDQFAKFLEIFKKIHINIPFVDTLEQMPNYAKFIKYVMSKKRKLHEYVTVKLTEECSAILQKKLPQKLKDPWSFTIPCFIGGSQCSRALCDLGASINLMSFSIYRELEIGEVKPTTRILQLVDRRLTYPCGIVEDVQVKVDIFIFPDDFVILDMEEDHDAPLIFWETFSSDWKSIDRCT from the coding sequence ATGAAGAGCACAACAGAGACTGAGGGTCCATCGATTGTCGCTGAAGAACCACCTCTTCCTGAAGAATCTCAGTACATCAACAACATGAATTTTGGTGGCTATGGAGGATATCGAGGTAACCATCCCCTTAATACTTATCATTCTGGTTTGAGAAATCACGAGAATTTTTTATATGCAAATAATAAGAATGTCTTGAATCCTCCCCAGGGGTTCAATACatcaaaaaagaaagagaagccaTCATTTGAGGATCAGGTATGTACATTTGTTGCTGAATCTGGCAAGAGAATGACTAGGACTGAGTCTCGTTTTGATAGTATGGAAACTCACATAGGAAATATGGGTGCCACGAAGAAATCCTTGGAGACACAAATTGGACAATTGGCTACTGCATTAAGAGATCAGAATAGAGGCCATTTCCCAAGTAATACTGAAGTTAACCCAAAGGAGCCATGCAAGGCAGTTACTTTGAGAAGTGGAAAAGAACTTGAAGTTGAAACATCCAAAAAGAAAGTGGAAAGTAAGAAGACAGTTGAAGATGGTGAATCTGAGGAGATCGAGGAGAAAAAAATTGAGTCCAATACTGAAGTTGAAGTTGAACAGACTCGTATATTGAAGCCGACCCTTCCATACCCTCAGAGGTTCAAGAAGAAGAATCTGGATGATCAGTTTGCAAAATTCTTAGAGATTTTCAAGAAGATTCACATCAATATACCATTTGTTGATACTTTAGAGCAAATGCCAAACTATGCAAAGTTCATTAAATATGTGATGTCTAAGAAGAGGAAGCTACACGAGTATGTGACCGTGAAGCTGACTGAGGAGTGTAGCGCCATTCTGCAAAAGAAGCTaccacaaaaattaaaagatccaTGGAGTTTTACTATTCCTTGCTTTATTGGTGGTTCTCAATGTAGTAGAGCTTTATGTGATCTAGGAGCAAGTATTAATCTAATGTCATTTTCTATTTACAGGGAATTGGAGATTGGAGAGGTTAAACCAACCACTAGAATCTTGCAGCTTGTAGACAGAAGACTCACATATCCATGTGGGATCGTCGAAGATGTACAAGTAAAAGTGGATATATTTATTTTCCCTGATGATTTTGTTATTCTAGATATGGAGGAAGATCACGATGCTCCATTAATTTTTTGGGAGACCTTTTCTAGCGACTGGAAGAGCATTGATAGATGTACATAA